A segment of the Bos taurus isolate L1 Dominette 01449 registration number 42190680 breed Hereford chromosome 8, ARS-UCD2.0, whole genome shotgun sequence genome:
CTCCTCAGAGTCTGAAGCAGGTGATAGGAAGCATCTTGATTACCTGTAGCCCCAGCCCAGAGCACAGGGCCTTAGAACTTGACACAGACTTAACATCATTTTATAAAAGGGGAAACTAAGGCCTAGACCAGTAATGTGTTTTGCCTACATGGAGTCAGGGATACATCATTGCCAATAATGCCTAATCCTGGGTACTTCCTGCCCAGGACAAAGGGCTCAGCTGACCCTGCTCCTGCCCAACATACTCTCAGCACAGGTACGGTCTTTGTGTCTAAAGACATTAGGAAGCCTAGAGAACTCCCGGGAGGCCTTCACACATGCCTGTATGTCTTGCATATGTCTGCACAACTGTTATGTATCCCTACATATATACAGGCACAACCCCATTCACCCCTCCAATCAAAGAACATCACTCTTACACTAATCCCCAAGTACCTCCCCCATGGCCCTCTCTGTCCTTACACATCTGTGCATAGCTCATGCCTGCATATGTACATACCTGGGCACATCTGCACACTGAGAAGGAAGTCCTGTAGGGCTTTGGTATCCTGGCCAagggccacccattccagtccacgaCTAATGAGGGCAGCTGTCTGAAGCTGTTGTAGTGCCATATCTGACGTACACCCCTGCTCACAGCTGGAAGCAGGCCCTGGGGACCTCTCCAAAAATCAAGACATTTGTTTCCAGCCAGACCGTCCCCAAAACCTCAATGCCGTATCTCTTGTGTTTGGAGTCCCTTTCTCTTAAATCTCTTGGTGGGCTAGGACACATGGAaatgaaaccaccaccaccacagaaaaACTAAGTCTAGCTCACCTTGTTCTTTATCCTTAGGTGTGGCCCGGAAGAGCAGCTCAAGACACCTGAAGTGGGATAGAGAGCAGGGGTAAAGAAGAGTTAACCTCAGAAACTCTGGGGTGAGTAGATTAAGAATAGAGCTTACCAACTCAGGTCCCAGTTACAAAATTATCCCTCCACATTTACCCTAGGGTCCTGGTTGGCTTCCTGAACTCACCGGCTATATTCACTAATTGCCTCCTTTTGGGCCCCCAGTTGCACCCAAGCTTGGCCCTGAAGCAGATGGGTAGCAGAGACCCAGTGTGAGCAGTGTGGTgactctttggttcttcttctgGCATCTTCCCACAGCCGAGGCCTCTTGGGAAGCAGAAATGATGTACGGCTAAGCAGCTCCTCACATACGGTCAAAGCATCCTGGGCTCGGCCTGCCTGGATCAACGCTGCTGCTGCCTCCAAAAACAACTCAGGTACACAGGGCCCTGGAGGGCAAGGTGGTGGGGAGAACTGCGGTGGGAAGAGAATGCAATGCAGTGTCTTGAGGAGACATGAACCACTACCTCCAAGGCTCTAGTATCATCACCAGGCTCTAGTACCATGCAGGGACCATCCACTGCTTGCTGCCCTGGATCTCCCTTGCTCTGGGAACCTTCCCAATCTGGTCTCCCAGAATGGACaaaaaaaagagcagaggaaAGGTCAGAAAAAAGCACTCCTGCTCTACTCCAAAGGAAACTCCAACTCTCCCACCCCACTACATAGAAACGTGGCATACCCACCTTTGGCTCTGAGCCATCCAGCAACAGGGCGAGCAGGTCCAGGTAATGTTCTGCAGCGTCTGCTGCCCTGAAGAGTCATAACCCAAGAGCCTCACTTTAGGCCATAGCAGGGCCCTCCAAAAGCTCTTAGCTAAGGGCCCTGGGGTGAGGGAAGGGTGAGGTGTGGGACTCCAACATTGGCTCAGTATGGATCTACACTATTTACAGACTGGATCTGGGAGAAGACTTTATAGAGTTTTCAAGATACAGGAGGTTAGTGAAGGGGAAAAGAGTCCTCAGCTCAGGTCCAGCAGCAAGGCAGGAAGCTGATAGTGGGGACCCGTGTCCCACTCTtgatttatttatcctctcaactTGCAAGAACAGAAGCAGAGTCACACCACAGGGGTGCCATCAGAAGTGGGAAGGGGAGTTCAGGTGAGCAAGATGGAACCTCACCTTCCTGTCTGTAGGCATCGGCTTGCTAGCAGGTACTTGGCCTGGCTCTGTGTGCCACAGTGAAGGGGTGAGGCTGGGTCAGGTTGTGGGAGTAATAACTCTACCTCAATGAGAAGCTGACGAGCTTCAGGGATACGAGTGATACTCAAAGCctaacaaaaagaagaaagtttcTATAATCTCCGGGAACTATATATCCTTCTACTTAAACCTTGACTAGTCACACAAGCACAAGCATCTCAGCATTACCTGCATCTTCGCCTGGCATAGTTCCTTACCTCAACCAGCAGCTCCAGACTCTCAATCTCCGCTGCTATGTTCCCCAGTTGCTGATATAGCCTGGAGGCCTCCAGAAGCGGGGGACCCCAGGTCGATCCCTCTTTCAGGGCTGCAACCAAGTAGAGCAGAGCTCTCTGTGGACTGCCCTAGGGGGCAGAAAGGACACAAAGGACACAAGCCTCAGCTACCCTCACAAAGTAGAAAACTGTGGTTTCTCCAACTCATGCTAGGACGGTCTTTACCATCTTACGAAGACAGGTCCCCAGGGCTGTGTATACCTGGACCAACAGAGACCGTGGGCACAGACCTGAGGCCGCTTCATGCAGGCTGCTCAGTGCCTTGGGCAAGCTCCCTGTGATCAGCTCCTGGAGGCCTGTGGACAAGCAGGCTGTGAGCTTAGAGAGGCCAACAGGGCAAGTGGGCCTGATGGGGAAGAAGAGCACAGAGAAGTTCCACCAAGCTGAATGGTACAGGACAGAAAAGACATGAGCCCAGAGGACTTCTTAAGACAGGAAGTGGAGAGGAAGGGACAAGTCAGATTGTTAACTGGCCTTGACGATAGGCAAATGCTGTCAGAAGGACATCCCTCAAGCCTCGGGCATCCTGCAGGGTCAGCGGAGCATCTGACTCCTCAGCTGGGGGTCTCCAAGTtttcagaagcagcagcatatctTCAGAGGCTCTGCTCTGGGGAAGAAGGATGATGAGAGGTTCCAGGCTTTTAACTACCCCCTCTCTATCTCAGTCTGCCCCGAATGGACTTTAAACTCAAGGATCCTCTTGATTCTTGTTCCCTCATTTCTAAGAGATTAATAGCTGAGGGGAAAGGATACAGGTAGGAATAAAAACCTGGGGCAGTGATAATCTTAATGAGCCTTCTCACTCAGGATAAGTCCACAAGAACACAGAGCAGGGACCATGTTTGGGTTACTGACACAAAGACTGAAGCAGGGAAGTGACTTCAGCAAGGTCACGAGAGCCCTAATTCTACCCAAGATAATCAAGCTCCCAAGAAAATGCCTCCAATGAGGAACAAATCAGAGCAAGGTCACTTAAGAGTCCTGAGAGAACCGGGGTCTTCTGAACACCAACCCAGCAGCCTTTCCAGCACATAATAATGATACTGCAGCTAGGAAGggtgggaggaggaaagagacCCTTAGATCCAGATCACTATCTGAATTACCTGGCTAACAGTCAGGGTCTGCAGCAGCAAGGTCAGGTCCCCA
Coding sequences within it:
- the FANCG gene encoding Fanconi anemia group G protein isoform X2 — encoded protein: MAHQTPLGSSASHVSCLDLWREKNDQLVRQAKVAQDSSLPMRRQQLAQDALEGLRGLLCSLRGLPATVSVLPLELTVICNFITLRANLAQGFTEDLAQDIQQGLERVLETQGQLEARLEHGLWGLWDSTLRVSSLLPELLPALHHLAGLQAALWLTTNRLGDLTLLLQTLTVSQSRASEDMLLLLKTWRPPAEESDAPLTLQDARGLRDVLLTAFAYRQGLQELITGSLPKALSSLHEAASGLCPRSLLVQVYTALGTCLRKMGSPQRALLYLVAALKEGSTWGPPLLEASRLYQQLGNIAAEIESLELLVEALSITRIPEARQLLIEVELLLPQPDPASPLHCGTQSQAKYLLASRCLQTGRAADAAEHYLDLLALLLDGSEPKFSPPPCPPGPCVPELFLEAAAALIQAGRAQDALTVCEELLSRTSFLLPKRPRLWEDARRRTKESPHCSHWVSATHLLQGQAWVQLGAQKEAISEYSRCLELLFRATPKDKEQGPQGLLPAVSRGVRQIWHYNSFRQLPSLVVDWNGWPLARIPKPYRTSFSVCRCAQTLRRLDRRDEATALWRRLEAQTELPQENTAWSLPLYLETCLGWIRPPDRETLCEEFQTSGDS
- the FANCG gene encoding Fanconi anemia group G protein isoform X3; protein product: MAHQTPLGSSASHVSCLDLWREKNDQLVRQAKVAQDSSLPMRRQQLAQDALEGLRGLLCSLRGLPATVSVLPLELTVICNFITLRANLAQGFTEDLAQDIQQGLERVLETQGQLEARLEHGLWGLWDSTLRVSSLLPELLPALHHLAGLQAALWLTTNRLGDLTLLLQTLTVSQSRASEDMLLLLKTWRPPAEESDAPLTLQDARGLRDVLLTAFAYRQGLQELITGSLPKALSSLHEAASGLCPRSLLVQGSPQRALLYLVAALKEGSTWGPPLLEASRLYQQLGNIAAEIESLELLVEALSITRIPEARQLLIEVELLLPQPDPASPLHCGTQSQAKYLLASRCLQTGRAADAAEHYLDLLALLLDGSEPKFSPPPCPPGPCVPELFLEAAAALIQAGRAQDALTVCEELLSRTSFLLPKRPRLWEDARRRTKESPHCSHWVSATHLLQGQAWVQLGAQKEAISEYSRCLELLFRATPKDKEQGPASSCEQGCTSDMALQQLQTAALISRGLEWVALGQDTKALQDFLLSVQMCPGNQDASYHLLQTLRRLDRRDEATALWRRLEAQTELPQENTAWSLPLYLETCLGWIRPPDRETLCEEFQTSGDS
- the FANCG gene encoding Fanconi anemia group G protein isoform X1, coding for MAHQTPLGSSASHVSCLDLWREKNDQLVRQAKVAQDSSLPMRRQQLAQDALEGLRGLLCSLRGLPATVSVLPLELTVICNFITLRANLAQGFTEDLAQDIQQGLERVLETQGQLEARLEHGLWGLWDSTLRVSSLLPELLPALHHLAGLQAALWLTTNRLGDLTLLLQTLTVSQSRASEDMLLLLKTWRPPAEESDAPLTLQDARGLRDVLLTAFAYRQGLQELITGSLPKALSSLHEAASGLCPRSLLVQVYTALGTCLRKMGSPQRALLYLVAALKEGSTWGPPLLEASRLYQQLGNIAAEIESLELLVEALSITRIPEARQLLIEVELLLPQPDPASPLHCGTQSQAKYLLASRCLQTGRAADAAEHYLDLLALLLDGSEPKFSPPPCPPGPCVPELFLEAAAALIQAGRAQDALTVCEELLSRTSFLLPKRPRLWEDARRRTKESPHCSHWVSATHLLQGQAWVQLGAQKEAISEYSRCLELLFRATPKDKEQGPASSCEQGCTSDMALQQLQTAALISRGLEWVALGQDTKALQDFLLSVQMCPGNQDASYHLLQTLRRLDRRDEATALWRRLEAQTELPQENTAWSLPLYLETCLGWIRPPDRETLCEEFQTSGDS
- the FANCG gene encoding Fanconi anemia group G protein, whose translation is MAHQTPLGSSASHVSCLDLWREKNDQLVRQAKVAQDSSLPMRRQQLAQDALEGLRGLLCSLRGLPATVSVLPLELTVICNFITLRANLAQGFTEDLAQDIQQGLERVLETQGQLEARLEHGLWGLWDSTLRVSSLLPELLPALHHLAGLQAALWLTTNRLGDLTLLLQTLTVSQSRASEDMLLLLKTWRPPAEESDAPLTLQDARGLRDVLLTAFAYRQGLQELITGSLPKALSSLHEAASGLCPRSLLVQVYTALGTCLRKMGSPQRALLYLVAALKEGSTWGPPLLEASRLYQQLGNIAAEIESLELLVEALSITRIPEARQLLIEVELLLPQPDPASPLHCGTQSQAKYLLASRCLQTGRAADAAEHYLDLLALLLDGSEPKFSPPPCPPGPCVPELFLEAAAALIQAGRAQDALTVCEELLSRTSFLLPKRPRLWEDARRRTKESPHCSHWVSATHLLQGQAWVQLGAQKEAISEYSRCLELLFRATPKDKEQGNQDASYHLLQTLRRLDRRDEATALWRRLEAQTELPQENTAWSLPLYLETCLGWIRPPDRETLCEEFQTSGDS
- the FANCG gene encoding Fanconi anemia group G protein isoform X4, producing MAHQTPLGSSASHVSCLDLWREKNDQLVRQAKVAQDSSLPMRRQQLAQDALEGLRGLLCSLRGLPATVSVLPLELTVICNFITLRANLAQGFTEDLAQDIQQGLERVLETQGQLEARLEHGLWGLWDSTLRVSSLLPELLPALHHLAGLQAALWLTTNRLGDLTLLLQTLTVSQSRASEDMLLLLKTWRPPAEESDAPLTLQDARGLRDVLLTAFAYRQGLQELITGSLPKALSSLHEAASGLCPRSLLVQVYTALGTCLRKMGSPQRALLYLVAALKEGSTWGPPLLEASRLYQQLGNIAAEIESLELLVEALSITRIPEARQLLIEVELLLPQPDPASPLHCGTQSQAKYLLASRCLQTGRAADAAEHYLDLLALLLDGSEPKFSPPPCPPGPCVPELFLEAAAALIQAGRAQDALTVCEELLSRTSFLLPKRPRLWEDARRRTKESPHCSHWVSATHLLQGQAWVQLGAQKEAISEYSRCLELLFRATPKDKEQGPQGLLPAVSRGVRQIWHYNSFRQLPSLVVDWNGWPLARIPKPYRTSFSVCRCAQVIKMLPITCFRL